A stretch of the Aspergillus puulaauensis MK2 DNA, chromosome 6, nearly complete sequence genome encodes the following:
- a CDS encoding uncharacterized protein (InterPro:IPR011598,IPR036638;~PFAM:PF00010;~antiSMASH:Cluster_6.5;~go_function: GO:0046983 - protein dimerization activity [Evidence IEA]) translates to MAHAAALPLSPPLTFRNKKRRIQWDMGDYQHSMTSESCAPLFSAPDSQRMMSYGNPDFPDILGFDDTLLNSEVQLQNDMPGVLPIPSSSASPFGLIAADIPYPGGINAPVAPELNPNSEQQSGFNLNNRNNQIKQYKRRKSHNIVERRYRVNLNAKFRKLEEVVLQGTASPSPSSPYSSQQTPSPRRPSSPQKTRSKARVLDGALSYIESLESEISSLKEAMDVSKD, encoded by the exons ATGGCACACGCAGCAGCTCTTCCCTTGTCTCCTCCGCTCACATTCAGAAATAAGAAACGTCGCATACAGTGGGATATGGGAGACTACCAGCATTCCATGACTTCCGAGTCGTGCGCCCCCCTTTTCTCAGCACCTGACAGCCAGAGGATGATGTCTTACGGGAACCCGGATTTTCCAGACATCTTAGGGTTTGACGACACACTCCTGAATAGTGAAGTGCAGTTGCAGAAC GATATGCCCGGAGTCCTTCCCATACCATCAAGCAGCGCGAGCCCCTTTGGcctcatcgccgccgacATTCCTTACCCCGGTGGTATAAATGCACCAGTAGCACCTGAACTCAATCCCAACTCGGAACAGCAGTCGGGCTTCAACCTAAACAACCGGAACAACCAGATCAAACAGTATAAGCGTCGCAAATCCCATAATATCGTGGAAAGGCGGTACCGGGTCAATCTGAATGCCAAGTTTCGCAAGCTCGAGGAGGTCGTGCTGCAGGGTACTGcttcgccctctccctcgtcccCTTACTCGTCACAGCAAACCCCGTCTCCGAGAAGGCCGTCTTCTCCTCAAAAGACAAGGTCCAAGGCTCGTGTTTTGGATGGCGCGTTGAGTTACATTGAGAGCCTAGAGAGCGAGATTAGCTCGTTGAAGGAGGCGATGGACGTATCAAAGGACTGA
- a CDS encoding uncharacterized protein (CAZy:AA7;~COG:C;~EggNog:ENOG410PVKJ;~InterPro:IPR006094,IPR036318,IPR016169,IPR016166, IPR016167,IPR012951;~PFAM:PF08031,PF01565;~SMCOG1138:FAD linked oxidase domain protein;~antiSMASH:Cluster_6.5;~go_function: GO:0016491 - oxidoreductase activity [Evidence IEA];~go_function: GO:0050660 - flavin adenine dinucleotide binding [Evidence IEA];~go_function: GO:0071949 - FAD binding [Evidence IEA];~go_process: GO:0055114 - oxidation-reduction process [Evidence IEA]), with protein MKHRLALELRRELEGTGAEISYLGPENHHENNKSWSDTCEKEAGAIVNVTSTKDVSKTVTFARNHHIELVVKAGGHSTRTESATRGGIVISLSKMRNVYVDAKSQTVRVQGGATWDDVNTATASYGLAVVGDTASRTGVGGSTLGGGYGWLTGQHGLIVDSLISATVVLANGSVLDASQDTHKDLFWAIRGAGQAFGVVTELVFKAYDMPNDIFGGLLYFTPHKLDRIVEFANWFDKQQNERSGFFFGFRALSPVEEALVMALVFYDGPKEEATSFFAPLLSLHASLGAVGMMSYTQLNRLGNIEPKPAGRKATSGTNITFPLDKKLAHELWAGFNQIMEAYPEAGASVLAFELLPYTKVISVPVTATACANRGRFYNVGLLLCWKSPERDAAMDQYRRAVVATIQYSQRRLNRGEHAVAYPNYSGRFGRLLKAAHRSLLAGHDFGSGSLFGTNLPRLQELKKIYDQHNFFRKWHNLLKPY; from the exons ATGAAACATAGGTTGGCCTTGGAGCTCAGGCGGGAGCTCGAAGGAACTGGCGCAGAGATTTCCTATCTTGGCCCAGAGAACCACCATGAAAACAATAAATCGTGGTCAGATACATgtgagaaggaggct GGAGCAATTGTCAACGTCACGTCAACGAAAGATGTCTCCAAAACCGTCACTTTTGCGCGTAATCATCACATCGAGCTCGTCGTGAAAGCGGGTGGACATTCGACGCGCACCGAATCCGCAACGCGTGGTGGCATCGTGATCAGTCTATCCAAGATGCGAAACGTCTACGTGGATGCCAAATCCCAGACCGTACGTGTCCAAGGGGGCGCTACCTGGGATGATGTCAATACCGCCACTGCTTCTTATGGACTCGCCGTGGTCGGAGACACCGCAAGTCGCACTGGCGTTGGCGGATCGACCTTGGGGGGAGGGTATGGATGGCTTACAGGGCAGCACGGGCTGATAGTCGATAGCCTGATCAGTGCGACAGTCGTTTTAGCTAATGGTAGTGTTCTCGATGCATCTCAAGACACGCACAAGGACCTCTTCTGGGCGATTCGTGGCGCAGGGCAGGCTTTCGGCGTTGTGACAGAGTTAGTCTTCAAGGCATACGACATGCCCAACGATATCTTCGGTGGCTTGCTGTACTTCACCCCTCATAAGCTCGACAGGATCGTGGAGTTTGCGAACTGGTTTGACAAACAGCAAAACGAACGCAGTGGGTTCTTCTTTGGCTTCCGGGCCCTGTCGCCAGTGGAAGAGGCTTTGGTTATGGCACTGGTGTTTTATGATGGTCCCAAGGAAGAGGccacttctttctttgccccTCTTCTCTCACTGCATGCGAGCCTCGGGGCGGTTGGTATGATGTCCTACACGCAGTTGAATCGACTCGGCAATATTgagccaaagccagcaggTAGAAAGGCAACCAGTGGAACGAATATCACGTTTCCGCTGGATAAAAAGCTCGCCCACGAGCTCTGGGCCGGCTTCAATCAGATCATGGAGGCATACCCGGAAGCAGGCGCGAGTGTACTGGCGTTCGAGCTTTTGCCTTACACCAAAGTTATCAGTGTACCGGTTACAGCCACTGCTTGTGCTAATCGCGGTCGCTTCTACAATGTCGGATTGCTGCTGTGCTGGAAAAGCCCTGAGCGCGATGCGGCGATGGACCAATATCGACGAGCGGTTGTGGCCACGATTCAATATTCACAACGTCGGTTAAACCGTGGTGAACATGCGGTGGCGTATCCGAATTACTCTGGTAGGTTTGGGCGCCTTTTGAAAGCTGCACATCGCTCACTACTCGCAGGGCACGACTTCGGTTCTGGTTCTCTCTTTGGAACAAACCTGCCTCGTTTGCAGGAGTTGAAAAAGATTTATGACCAGCACAATTTCTTTCGCAAGTGGCATAACCTGCTAAAGCCGTATTAA